ATGCCTGCTCGCTACGCCGCACGCCCCGCTCCTGACCGTCGGCGACGTGTTTCGCGGCGACTGGAGCGGGGTGGCGCCCAGGGCGAACGGCGCCGTGTTCAGCTACGTGCTCAACAACTACTGGGACACCAACTATCGCGCCGAACAGGGCGGCGCGATGCTGTTTGCCTACCGCCTCGCCGCGCGGCCGGGCGCCGTGCGGCCCGCGGAGGTGATAAGGTTTGGCCGGGAGGCGCTCTGCGCCGCGCCCGACCCCCGGCTCGCCGCCAGCGGGTCGGCCGGCGTCCGTCGGGGAGCTCTCCTGCCTGACGAGCGGCAGGCGTGCGTCGCTGGCGTCGCCGGCGGGCTCGCCCCCGCTCCAACGGTGGCGGCGGGCACCGCTTATCTCGCGGCCCTGACCAACGCGGACGGCGGCCTCCGCGCGCGGCTGCACAACGCGGGCTCCGCTCCGACGACGGCGGTGCTGCGCTACCGCGCGCCGGGGAGGAGCCCGTGGCTGGCGGACCTCTCGGGCCAACTGCTGGGGCGCCTGGCCACCGGGAGCGACGGTACGGTGCGCGTGCCGGTGCGCGCGCGGGGGTTGGCGACGGTGGTATGGCGGCCGATGCGCGAGACGGCGCGCGCGCCCGTCTCCGGAGCGGGGGCGCCGGCGTCCCACCGGCCCGGCTACCCGCCGGGTCCTGAGTAGCGAGCGTGCCGTCAAAGACCGACGGTCCACCACCCCATACCGAGGAGGGAACGCCGAATCGTGCACGACCCCTTCACTCGGGCAGGATCGCCTTGCACCTGCCCCCGCCCGCCCAGCCCCGTGGGGGAGGGACATCTGTGCGTCTACCCGGATGCCCGATCCGGCGCCGGCCAGGATCGCCGGTAGAGACCCTGAGCGCGGGCCCGGGTGTTGGTGTCGACTGGCTGGCCGGGCGCCCCGCGCGCCGGCTCGGCGAGATGCCGGGACGGCAGCCGTTCGCAGCAAGGTCCGCGCCGGCTGGCCCTTCGCCGGCGCGGCGAATGGAGGCGGTTCTGGAGTACAATAGGGCCGCGCCCGCCGTCCCGGTCCGTTCTCGGTAGCCGGCGCGCGACACGCCGTGATACCGCCTCGAATGACCGACCGAACACGAAGCAGACATCGCCTTCGCGCTCGCGGAACCGCATCGATCGCCGTCCTCGCCGCTCTGGTCGCCCTCGCGTGCCTGACGGGATGCGGGCGCGATCCCGCGGCGGGCAAGACGGAGGTGATCTACTGGACCGGCTGGTCCGGCCATGAGCTTGCCGTACAGGCGAAGCTCGTGGACGAGTTCAACCGCACGCATTCCCGTATCTATGTGCGCATCCTCAGCCAGTTTGGCAACTCGGGCTACCAGAAGGTCCGGATCGCCTTTGCCGGCGGCGCCACGCCGGACGTGATGTCGACGGTGTGGGCCGACGAGCTCGCGGGCTACGCGATGCGGGACGTGCTGACGCCGCTCGACCCCTACCTGCAGCGCGCCGGGCGCGACATCGACCGCGAGTACACGCCCGGCGTAGGCCGCATGCTGCGGATCGGCGGCAAGTGCTACGCGATGGCCGTCACCACCAACACGAACTTCATCGCGTACAATCGGCGGATCTTCCGGGAGGCAGGGCTCGACCCGGAGCGCCCTCCCCGGACCATCGCGGAACTGGACGCGGCCGCGAAGGCCTGCACGAAGTACGATGCCGACGGCAACTTCGTGCGGTACGGGTTTCGCCCGGGCGGGCTGATGCTGTGGGCCTACATCTTCGGCGGCCAGTGGTACGACCCGGTGATCGGGCGCGTGACGGCCAACGACCCGCACAACGTCGCGGCCCTGAAGTGGCTGGCCTCCTACAACCAGACCTACGACCTGCGGAAGATGCAGGCGTTTCAGACGACTTTTGGCAGCGACCAGACGGCGAACGGCCCCTTCTTCGTGGGCAAGGTCGCCATGTGGAGCACCGGTGAGTGGGCGGAGGAGTACGTCAAACGCTACGCACCCACGCTCGACTGGGGCTGGTTCGCGCTGCCGAGCCCGCCGGGCGGCCGGACGGGCTCAACGAGCGCCGGCGGAAGCGTTTTCGTGATCCCGGCGGCCTGCGAGCACAAGGAGGAGGCCTGGGAGTTCCTCAACTGGATCACGAGCCCGGGTCCGGTGCGGACATTCTGTCGTAGCATCGGCAACGTTCCGCCGCTCGTCGCGGTCGGCAGGGACCCGGTGTTCCAGAACGACCCGCTGTTTCGCTTCGCCGTCGCGATCGCGCAGGGTCAGAACTCCTTCGGCCCGCCGCCGATCCCGACGTGGCCGACCTTCACGCGCGAGATCACGCGTGTCGAGGAGAAGGCGATGCTCGGTGGCGGCGACCCGCAAGCGCTACTGAACGATCTGCAGACACGAATGCAGCGCGACCTGGAACGCACGCTCTTCGAGCTTGGCCGTCCGGCGCCGCGCGGGCCGGGCCTGGCGCCGCCGCCGGCCGCCACCGCGCGCTCCCCGCGCAGCGCGCGCGCGGTGGAAGGGTAGCGCCGCGTGGCATACGGCAAGCCGTGCCGCCCCCCGCGCAGCCGCGAGTCCGCGACCGCTCTCCGCACGGGGCTTCTGTTCGCGTCGCCCTGGCTTGTCGGCTTCGCGATCTTCATCCTCTATCCGATCGCCGCCTCGCTCTACTACAGCTTCTGCGCCTACGACGCCATCCAGCCGCCGCGCTGGGTGGGACTGGAGAATTACCGGCGCATGCTCACCGAGGACGACCTGTTCTGGAAGAGCCTCTGGAACACGCTGTACATGGTCCTCTTCGGCCTGCCGGTCGGCCTCGTTGCGGCGCTCGCGGTGGCCCTGCTGCTCAACCAGAAGGTGCGCGGCATGGCCTTCTACCGCACGCTCTACTATCTGCCATCCATCACGCCGATCGTGGCGACCTCCATCCTCTGGCTGTGGCTGCTGAACCCGGAGATGGGGCTCGTGAACATCGTACTGGGCAAGCTGGGGATCGCGCACGGGCCGGCGTGGCTGACGGACCCGGCCTGGGCCAAGCCGGCGCTGATCTTGATGGGCCTCTGGGGAGCGGGCGGGGGGATGGTGATCTACCTGGCGGCTCTGCAGGACGTGCCGCAGTCGCTCTACGAGGCGGCCTCGCTCGATGGCGCCTCCTCAATGCAGCAGTTCCGGCACGTGACGATGCCCATGCTGTCTCCGGTCATACTCTTCAACCTCATCATGGGCCTGATCGGCTCGTTCCAGTACTTCACGCAGGCATACGTGATGACCTCGGGCGGCCCCGAGGACTCGACGACGTTCTACGCGCTCCACCTCTTCAACCGCGCGTTCTTCGACTTCAAGATGGGGTACGCCTCGGCGATGGCGTGGGTGCTCTTCCTGATCGCGCTAGCGTGCGCGCTCGTGGTGTTTCGTTCCTCGGCCCGCTGGGTCTACTACGAAGGAGAGTCGCGTTGAGCACGGTCGCCTGCCCCGAGCGCCGGGGTCGACAGGCGCGGGCCCGCCGGGCGGCGGCGCGGCGCCAGATTCGGGCGGCGACGACGCACCTGATCCTGCTCGGCATCGGCCTTTTCTTCGCCCTGCCGTTCTACTGGCTCGTCAGCACGGCCGTGAAGCCCGACTCACAGATCTTCCAGATGCCTCCCGTCTGGGTGCCGCACCCGGTGCTCTGGGAGAACTACCCGAAGGCGCTGCGCTACATCCCGTTCGCGATCTACACGTGGAACACCGTGAAGATCAGCGTGCTCAACGTGGTGGGAACGCTGCTCTCGTGCTCGCTCGTGGCGTACAGCCTTGCCAAGGTGCGCTGGAAGGGGCGCGAGTGGGTGTTCGTCTCGCTGATCGCCACGATGATTCTGCCGGGCCAGGTGACGATGGTCCCGACCTTCGCCATCTTCAAGTGGCTCCACTGGATCGGCACCAGCCTGCCGCTCATCGTGCCGGCGTTCTTCGGCACGGCGTTCAACATCTTCCTGCTGCGCCAGTTCTTCATGACGATCCCGGTGGAGCTCTCCGACGCGGCCCGCATCGACGGGTGCGGCGACCTGGCGATCTACTGGCGCATCATCCTGCCGCTCTCCAAGCCGGCGCTGGCCACGGTGGGGCTCTTCACCTTCATCGCGGCCTGGAACGACTTCCTGGGTCCGCTGCTCTACCTCAATGACGAGCGCAGCTACACGCTCTCGCTGGGGCTCCAGCGCTTCGTCAGCCAGCACGGCGCCGAGTGGGCCATGCTGATGGCGGCCTCCACGGTGATGACCGTGCCGATCATCGTGATCTTCTTCCTCGCCCAACGAACCTTCATCCAGGGCATCACGCTCACGGGGATCAAGGGATAGCGCGCGCGATCACCGTCTGCTCATCCAGCGTGGCCGGCGGCCGGTCGTGGAACAGGCGGCGCGCCTCGTCATCGGAGAGCCCTCGCGCGGTGACCTCCAGCGCCTTGCCCGGCGCGGCGCCCGTCAGGCGCAGCGTGACGATGTTGCCGTCGAGCGCGGCCGATGCCACGCGGGCGCCGGCCACCGAGTACCGCGACGGCTCGGCGGCCGTGGCCGCCAGGGGCTTCGTGAAGACCAGGCGCACGGCGTCGCCTTGGCGCTCGGCAGCGGCTATGCGCGGCGGGTCGGTGTAGGTGTACTGGCCGATGAAGTACTCGTAGATGGTGGTGCTCATGACGCCCATGCGCTCCGAGGCGCGCTCGAAGCCGGCTATCCAGTCCCAACTCCGGCGATTGGGCTGGAGCGAGCCCGTGTCCGCCTGGAAGCTGAGCGGAAGGGCCGGCGCGACGGCCCGCACGCCGTCCACGAATGGCTGGTAGTGCCGCACATAGTCGGGAGGTAGGTCGGCCTGCACCCAATCGGGCCAGTGTGTCTGGAAACAGTGCAGATCGGGCCTCACCGTCGTCACCACACGGGCGGCGTCCTCGCCGCTGTCCTCGCGCACGCGCTTCAGGCCGTCCTCGCCCGAGAGCGCGAGCGTCCAGGTGCCGACTAGCGCGCGCGGGGCGGTCCGCCGGATGCCGCCCTCGCCGTTCACCAGGTCGTTCAGGAAGCCGGTGAGGCTCGCCTCGCGGAACCGCAGCCACTTCGCCCAGAGCTCCGGATCGCCCACCGGGCCGCGGGCGGACTCCGGGTGGAGGATGTCCGGCAGCTCGGACTCCTCGGGGAACATGCGGCGGAAGGCGTCACGGCAGTGGCCGCAGAAGCAGGCGTAGGCGGGCGAGGCGATGCCGGGGTACTCGGGCCAGTGCGGCTCGGCGATCTGAACGCCGACGAACGGGTGCTGGGTGAGCATGCGGCCGATCTGCCGCTTCCTCCACGCACGGTAGTCGGGATTGCTCAGGCAGAGCCGCGTGTAGCCGTCGTTGAGGGGCTTCCCTTCCAGATCGCTACGCGTGACCATCTTCCACGCCTCCCAGCCCTTCGGGAGATCCTGCGTGGAGTAGGTGCCGTTGCCGAACGTGAGGTACCAGACGCCGATGCCCTCGCGGCGAAACGCATCGATCAACGCGGGCTGCACGGCGCTATCGGCGGTGAGCACGTAGACGACGATGGGGTAACCCGCGGCACGGACCTCCGCGGCGACGCTCCCTGGCGAGCGATTGCGGTAGTATGCGAAGCCCGGATCGACCTCGAGGCTGCGCCCGAGGGCGGGCTCGAAGGCGCGGTCGACGAAGCGCGCGAGGTAATCGTCGTAGAGTCGCTTCTGGGCCTCGCCTCGATGCGGACTCATGTAGTGGAAGAAGTCGAACGTGACGAACCGCTCGACGAAGGGCGCCTCTGCCGTGATCTGG
The nucleotide sequence above comes from Chthonomonadales bacterium. Encoded proteins:
- a CDS encoding ABC transporter substrate-binding protein is translated as MTDRTRSRHRLRARGTASIAVLAALVALACLTGCGRDPAAGKTEVIYWTGWSGHELAVQAKLVDEFNRTHSRIYVRILSQFGNSGYQKVRIAFAGGATPDVMSTVWADELAGYAMRDVLTPLDPYLQRAGRDIDREYTPGVGRMLRIGGKCYAMAVTTNTNFIAYNRRIFREAGLDPERPPRTIAELDAAAKACTKYDADGNFVRYGFRPGGLMLWAYIFGGQWYDPVIGRVTANDPHNVAALKWLASYNQTYDLRKMQAFQTTFGSDQTANGPFFVGKVAMWSTGEWAEEYVKRYAPTLDWGWFALPSPPGGRTGSTSAGGSVFVIPAACEHKEEAWEFLNWITSPGPVRTFCRSIGNVPPLVAVGRDPVFQNDPLFRFAVAIAQGQNSFGPPPIPTWPTFTREITRVEEKAMLGGGDPQALLNDLQTRMQRDLERTLFELGRPAPRGPGLAPPPAATARSPRSARAVEG
- a CDS encoding sugar ABC transporter permease; the encoded protein is MAYGKPCRPPRSRESATALRTGLLFASPWLVGFAIFILYPIAASLYYSFCAYDAIQPPRWVGLENYRRMLTEDDLFWKSLWNTLYMVLFGLPVGLVAALAVALLLNQKVRGMAFYRTLYYLPSITPIVATSILWLWLLNPEMGLVNIVLGKLGIAHGPAWLTDPAWAKPALILMGLWGAGGGMVIYLAALQDVPQSLYEAASLDGASSMQQFRHVTMPMLSPVILFNLIMGLIGSFQYFTQAYVMTSGGPEDSTTFYALHLFNRAFFDFKMGYASAMAWVLFLIALACALVVFRSSARWVYYEGESR
- a CDS encoding carbohydrate ABC transporter permease, with amino-acid sequence MSTVACPERRGRQARARRAAARRQIRAATTHLILLGIGLFFALPFYWLVSTAVKPDSQIFQMPPVWVPHPVLWENYPKALRYIPFAIYTWNTVKISVLNVVGTLLSCSLVAYSLAKVRWKGREWVFVSLIATMILPGQVTMVPTFAIFKWLHWIGTSLPLIVPAFFGTAFNIFLLRQFFMTIPVELSDAARIDGCGDLAIYWRIILPLSKPALATVGLFTFIAAWNDFLGPLLYLNDERSYTLSLGLQRFVSQHGAEWAMLMAASTVMTVPIIVIFFLAQRTFIQGITLTGIKG
- a CDS encoding DUF4434 domain-containing protein, which codes for MNLLALGLALTVAPAPARGTPRPLRLDGGFIQYQEWMMRLDADAWRRELDAMRRAKMRIVVLQYLASGDQRFIPARAGAIDPTAVILDYADRHHMEVYVGLSSDEGWWKQATDAAYLDGAAQACLRLADEAWRRYGKHRSFAGWYLPQELWDASLDDGQIARLRGFFRRVSDGCKRLSGPRPVAIAPFFSGISKPEVVERVYGALLEGSGIDIVMPQDGVGARGWDDQVESRVVPYFRAFRGACLRAGAAMWSDLESFRRADTGRGFQPTTAERVSRQITAEAPFVERFVTFDFFHYMSPHRGEAQKRLYDDYLARFVDRAFEPALGRSLEVDPGFAYYRNRSPGSVAAEVRAAGYPIVVYVLTADSAVQPALIDAFRREGIGVWYLTFGNGTYSTQDLPKGWEAWKMVTRSDLEGKPLNDGYTRLCLSNPDYRAWRKRQIGRMLTQHPFVGVQIAEPHWPEYPGIASPAYACFCGHCRDAFRRMFPEESELPDILHPESARGPVGDPELWAKWLRFREASLTGFLNDLVNGEGGIRRTAPRALVGTWTLALSGEDGLKRVREDSGEDAARVVTTVRPDLHCFQTHWPDWVQADLPPDYVRHYQPFVDGVRAVAPALPLSFQADTGSLQPNRRSWDWIAGFERASERMGVMSTTIYEYFIGQYTYTDPPRIAAAERQGDAVRLVFTKPLAATAAEPSRYSVAGARVASAALDGNIVTLRLTGAAPGKALEVTARGLSDDEARRLFHDRPPATLDEQTVIARAIP